The DNA window GATATAAATATCCCAACAAAAAGATTTTTTCTTTCATGGAAGGTTACAGAGCACCCCAAGTTGGAATTAATTGATCATAGTTCTACAGGAAGCTTTTGCCTGCAGAAAGCTATAAGCTTAGGCTACAATGAAATATATCTAATTGGAATGGAAGGGAGATATGTAGAAGAGATAACTGAAAGCCGGCCTTTAACTGATAGGGAATTTAAAGATTATGGATTTAGAGCGCTGAATTTAAATAAGGAAGAAAGAAAACTTAGAATTATCACATCTACCCCTTCGGAAAATCCGAATTACTTCTTTCCTGACTATCAACGTGAAGGCGATATTTATTCACTGCCACAATCTCATACACATCAAAAAAATTGGTTCACCGCTGCCTCCAATGCATTTTCTAAGGACGTCAAGATATTCAATCTAAGCAAAAATTCGGAAATTGATGTTTTCGATAAATTAGATTTTGATTACTTCACTAAATCTGTAATAAACAAAGAAACTGAAATTGAGTTACCAGAGCATGACAATAAAGTATTGATCCGGACTTCAGACAATAAGAGGAGTGGTAGCTTTAAGTGGAAAGGAATTGCTCTCAGAGGTGATGTAACGAAAACCATTAACTCATATAAAATCAATCCTCCTTCTAATAATAATTGGATAGCTTCAATATATGATGGACAAATAAATTCCGGCGATCTTATTTCGTGCCTGTTTCGTTTCAGCGTTGATCATGATTGTACATTAAAATTTGTGTTATGCCGGGATGGTAATACCTTTTTTGAGTCTCAAACAAAAATGGTGAATATTACAGGTGGAAATCATTCTTTTGAAATTGCGCATCAATTCAAGAGATACCATCTGGGACTGCGAATTCAAATTGGTTCCGAATATGGTACTGTTGCAATAAATGATTTCCAATCAGAAATAACGCTTCTAAATAATCATGTTAATACTGACATCACCAATGCTAAGCCTGCATTCGCAAAAGATTCAATCTCAGCCAGTGGTGTATCTTTAGAACAGGGGTCTGCCAATACTCTGCCCGGCATGAATCATTTTGCGTATTCATCATCTTCGAAATTTAGGTCCCTGATAGACTTCCTGTTTCCGGTAAATAGCAAGCGTAGACAATTAATTAGAAACATGAAGAATTTATTATTGGCTAATTCAAAGTAAATCAATATTATTTATGAATAGGAATTTAGTAAAATATTATGGCGTATAGTATATGTCGGTTTGTTCTTAAATTTAATGTTCACCATTTACCCTATTCGAATAATAGTCTTGAAACCATTTTTCATTTTGCTTACCATAATTTTTTATTGATATATATAACCGCCATCTATCAGCCATTGTGAAAGACATTGTCTGGTTGAGTATTATTTTGCAAAATCATTTAAAGAATGAAAAAACCCTCTAATGAAGATTCTTCAGCTCTGCTTAAAGAATATGAAGATATCGTTTCTAAACTCCCAACCCGTTCTCCGATTTATCTGCCAACAGAAAAGATTGATATTTATGATAAATTATTGGGCATCAAAAAAGTCCAAGACATTTACAATAATAAACTGGATACAATATATCGCCCTAAAATTAAAGATTTAAGGAAAAAATACTATGGCCATGAAAGATGCTTTCTTATTGGCAATGGACCCAGCCTGAATCAAACAGACCTTTCACTTTTAAAAAATGAAGTCACTTTTGCTGTCAATAGCTTCTTTTTAAAATTAAACGAAATTGACTGGATACCCACGTTTTATGTCGTAGAAGATCACCTTGTTGCAGAGGATCGTAAAGAAAGTATAAATAGTTTAAAAGGTCCTATTAAGCTTTTCCCAGTATATCTTGCATATTGTCTTGATGAGTCCGAAAACACAATTTTTTTCAATCACCGTCCGCGTAAAAGCTATCCGTACGGCTTTGACTTTTCGGAAGATGCTTCTATGGTCACCTACACTGGTTGTACTGTAATATACTCATGCATGCAACTCGCTTTTTACATGGGGTTCAAATCCATTTATTTAGTTGGTGTAGATTCTGACTATACGATACCCAATGACATCCAGCAAGGGAAAGATTATAATGTTGGTGTGTTAGACATGAAATCTGATGATCCTAATCATTTTCATCCGGATTATTTTGGAAAAGGATTTAGATGGCATGATCCTCAGGTTCACAAGATGGTTGAAGCTTATCAGGAAGCTAAAAAAGTTCTAAATACAACCAACCATCGCATTTATAATTCAACTGTTGGAGGGAAGCTAGAAGTATTTGAGCGGGTGCCACTGGAGCAAGTCTTTAAAAAATCAAAATCACTAACAGAGCACGAATATTTCCCAAAGCTTTTAATTATTGACAGTACGCGAATCGGCCATGCCTCAGCTACCGGGCAGATCAAACAAACATTTCTGGAAAAATGGCCAAATGATTTGTATAATCAGATATGGACAAGCGGAAAGATAAATCCAGAAACGCCTCACAATGAACACGATCTACATATACGTAGTAGTTTTGGCTCATCGCTATCAATTGAAAATATTATCGACAAGTGTATATCCTTCGATCCTGATGTGATATATTTCCGGCCAATAGATTCTGATCTTCTATTTAATATAGCAACAAAAGTATTAGCCGCTATCGATAAGCCTTTGGCGCTTCACATCATGGATGACTGGCCTGAGAGGGTTAGAAAAACCGATCCTCAACGCTTTGATAATTATGACAGGATGCTGCGTTCAGTAATACAGAAGGCCAGTTTGCACCTGAGTATCGGTGAGGCAATGTCGGCTGCGTTCACAAAACGCTATGGAAAGAACTGGATACCCCTTGCCAATGGTGTTGACCCCGCAGAGTTTAAACAGAAGGTCTGGTCAGGCCGCTCACCAGTCAGCGCCGAAAACCCCTTTATTCTTCGCTACAATGGTGGGTTAGCAGCCGATATGGGATTCGACAGTGTTACAGATATAGCCATGGCTGTTTCGGAGCTGAGCCAAACGTATGACTTACGCTTTGAAATTTATACCACAGAGTGGCACCTGGAAAAAGCCTTGAAAAAATACAAGCAAATGAAAGGCGTTTCTGTTGCTGCACTGGTTGACAGTAAACTCTATAAACAGAGCCTCAGTGAGGCAGATGTACTGATAATTGCCTACAATTTCGATGAAATAAGCCTGAGCTATACCAGCTTGTCATTGGCCAACAAACTCCCTGAATGTCTGGTTTCGGGGGCAGTGGTATTGGGTTATGGACCACCGCAATCGGCCACAATTGACTTTCTGAAAAAAGCGGATTGTGCCAAAGTAGTTGAACGGCGTAGTGTTGAAGATATTAAAGCAGTGATTGTATCATTGATTTCCGATTTAGA is part of the Bacteroidales bacterium genome and encodes:
- a CDS encoding DUF115 domain-containing protein, whose product is MKKPSNEDSSALLKEYEDIVSKLPTRSPIYLPTEKIDIYDKLLGIKKVQDIYNNKLDTIYRPKIKDLRKKYYGHERCFLIGNGPSLNQTDLSLLKNEVTFAVNSFFLKLNEIDWIPTFYVVEDHLVAEDRKESINSLKGPIKLFPVYLAYCLDESENTIFFNHRPRKSYPYGFDFSEDASMVTYTGCTVIYSCMQLAFYMGFKSIYLVGVDSDYTIPNDIQQGKDYNVGVLDMKSDDPNHFHPDYFGKGFRWHDPQVHKMVEAYQEAKKVLNTTNHRIYNSTVGGKLEVFERVPLEQVFKKSKSLTEHEYFPKLLIIDSTRIGHASATGQIKQTFLEKWPNDLYNQIWTSGKINPETPHNEHDLHIRSSFGSSLSIENIIDKCISFDPDVIYFRPIDSDLLFNIATKVLAAIDKPLALHIMDDWPERVRKTDPQRFDNYDRMLRSVIQKASLHLSIGEAMSAAFTKRYGKNWIPLANGVDPAEFKQKVWSGRSPVSAENPFILRYNGGLAADMGFDSVTDIAMAVSELSQTYDLRFEIYTTEWHLEKALKKYKQMKGVSVAALVDSKLYKQSLSEADVLIIAYNFDEISLSYTSLSLANKLPECLVSGAVVLGYGPPQSATIDFLKKADCAKVVERRSVEDIKAVIVSLISDLDHCHEVSRKAIDFVSKNLTKKQVQDKFRDCILRTMQVQDAIIPVLVGPFEKFHQATVNELDILADNFIAAATRPVMLDLGTGTGQHLQGIAGKGWIILAFEPNPADYEKLVADFNANIRMGSVSAENKSLKSALDKDYCFYRSGQQPGSAYAFKATDAETISLEEYLTLKKLHKIDLFRIGAGIDAFSILRDIPWHNYNPDILLIECADAGEAMAGFRLHEIAELLIHRKYSVYISERYADNDDRGSAWKQLLRYPCELSETGNIIHIIAFSEPVDEYALANIFRNRAGIDFLSTTAEEEKDKPLPGEFVLSGISRFGDATLENGSYRLMPPYQSNWVGIKFTGSALPDDVVVGEVHLSISQDCTLYVTLAREGSGPFESSREKFALPKGKHTLSITHQFINEQKGIRIQIGVTDKEIEIRDIDASLVNITAKERIETLLKLERERLREAGMMSNRDIEEFNPEESGGLYALIKRFIWRIIHIAGKFIKAILRFIVPDQQIRESISVGIRKRLPNWLNRLL